One window of Alkaliphilus metalliredigens QYMF genomic DNA carries:
- a CDS encoding mannose-1-phosphate guanyltransferase → MAGGKGTRLKPLTCNIPKPMVPILNKPTMEYTVELLRKHNIKDIAVTIAHLPTVITDYFHDGGKWDVNLSYYTEETPLGTGGSVKNAEEFIDDTFIVLSGDSLTDINIKKAIEFHKNKGSKATLILKNEQMPIEYGVVITNDNGRITRFLEKPSWGEVFSNTINTGMYILEPEVLDYFQPGENFDFSKDLFPKLLEDDIPMYGYVTEDYWCDVGALNSYTETHFDILSGKVNIGLEGHQIEDGIWVGEGTQIGSGVKITPPVYIGKNCVIHEGVKIDAYTTIGDHCNIENNTSLKRSIIWNHSTLGRNSRCRGSIVCNHVHIKEHVDLYENAVIGEGSILEGRVVVKPDIRLWPYKKVEENTVVNQNLVWGTKASKTIFGFKDICGHINIDINPEFASKLGTAFASTLEEESIVILSSDASNASQMIKNALIAGVHATGAGVINIGNVVMPVNRFAVTDLRGSGGIHVRMDYSDKKLIHIEFVDKIGANIQRNTEREIENVFNREDFKRCNVEQIKSTTNIENFNYYYINNGGRLLKNSSNIKRQNPSLIVSSKSDTIQQLATEFLESIGCDVKQDYNLKGDKRIQDYLVEMTPRIKKGKVNLAVIISEDGEDIILIDGAGRIIEQEKYDALIAMMILKEGKQKKLILPYTAPYIIEEMAHIYGVEVQRVKSNPASIMNAMLAVENGQSQGLSQYTLTYNAIWAIGGILDFLVEKNIKLEDLVDELPNFYYIKEEIPCDWKDKGRIIRQIIEENQHKSIEMFEGVKINDEKGWTLILPDSTKPLFNIYTEGSSQEYAKELSIFFSGKVKELLKNQEE, encoded by the coding sequence ATGGCCGGAGGAAAAGGAACAAGACTTAAGCCTCTAACATGTAATATTCCTAAACCCATGGTACCCATTCTAAATAAACCTACCATGGAATATACAGTTGAATTGTTGAGAAAGCACAATATAAAAGACATAGCAGTGACAATAGCACATCTTCCTACTGTTATAACAGATTACTTTCATGATGGAGGGAAATGGGATGTAAACTTAAGCTATTACACAGAGGAAACCCCACTGGGTACAGGCGGTAGCGTGAAAAATGCTGAAGAATTTATTGATGATACATTTATCGTATTAAGTGGTGACTCCTTAACAGATATCAATATTAAAAAAGCCATAGAATTTCACAAAAACAAGGGGTCTAAAGCAACCCTTATCTTAAAAAATGAACAAATGCCCATTGAGTATGGTGTTGTTATAACTAATGATAATGGCAGAATCACAAGGTTTCTTGAAAAACCTAGCTGGGGAGAGGTGTTTAGTAATACCATAAACACTGGAATGTATATACTAGAGCCTGAAGTACTGGATTATTTTCAACCGGGAGAAAATTTTGATTTTAGTAAAGATCTCTTTCCAAAGCTACTAGAAGATGATATACCTATGTACGGTTACGTCACCGAGGATTACTGGTGTGATGTGGGTGCACTAAATTCCTACACAGAAACCCATTTTGATATCTTAAGTGGCAAAGTCAATATAGGGTTAGAGGGACATCAAATAGAGGATGGAATATGGGTCGGAGAAGGAACACAAATTGGTAGTGGTGTCAAAATAACACCGCCAGTATACATAGGGAAAAATTGTGTGATTCATGAAGGCGTGAAAATTGATGCATATACAACAATTGGAGATCATTGCAATATTGAAAACAATACTTCATTGAAAAGAAGTATTATTTGGAATCATTCTACCCTTGGCAGAAATAGTCGCTGTAGGGGATCGATAGTATGTAACCATGTTCACATTAAAGAACATGTTGACCTGTATGAGAATGCTGTCATAGGTGAAGGCAGTATATTAGAGGGAAGAGTCGTGGTTAAGCCCGATATTAGACTTTGGCCCTACAAAAAAGTTGAAGAAAATACAGTGGTCAATCAAAATCTTGTATGGGGTACAAAGGCATCAAAAACCATTTTTGGATTCAAGGATATCTGTGGACATATCAACATTGATATCAATCCTGAATTTGCATCAAAACTAGGAACTGCCTTTGCCTCTACCCTAGAGGAAGAATCCATTGTGATCCTAAGCAGTGATGCATCTAATGCAAGTCAAATGATAAAAAATGCCTTAATAGCTGGGGTTCATGCTACGGGAGCAGGCGTGATTAATATAGGAAATGTTGTAATGCCAGTGAATCGCTTCGCTGTTACAGATTTAAGGGGAAGTGGGGGGATCCATGTCAGAATGGATTATTCAGATAAAAAGCTGATTCACATTGAATTTGTGGATAAAATTGGTGCCAATATCCAGAGAAATACAGAAAGAGAAATAGAAAATGTCTTTAATAGAGAAGATTTTAAACGTTGTAATGTAGAACAAATAAAATCCACCACAAATATTGAAAACTTCAATTATTATTATATCAACAACGGAGGAAGGCTATTAAAAAATAGTTCTAATATTAAAAGACAAAATCCCAGCCTCATAGTAAGCTCAAAATCCGATACCATACAACAGCTGGCTACTGAGTTCCTTGAAAGCATTGGCTGTGATGTCAAGCAGGATTATAACCTAAAGGGAGATAAAAGGATTCAGGATTATTTAGTGGAGATGACTCCAAGGATCAAAAAAGGAAAAGTAAATTTAGCCGTTATCATCAGTGAAGATGGAGAAGACATCATTTTAATCGACGGAGCAGGGCGAATCATTGAACAAGAAAAATATGATGCATTAATTGCCATGATGATATTGAAAGAGGGAAAACAGAAAAAGCTGATATTACCCTATACAGCCCCTTATATCATTGAAGAAATGGCTCATATATATGGCGTAGAAGTCCAAAGGGTAAAATCCAACCCAGCCAGTATTATGAATGCAATGTTAGCTGTAGAAAATGGCCAAAGTCAAGGGTTATCTCAATATACATTAACCTATAACGCTATTTGGGCCATCGGTGGTATTCTTGATTTCTTAGTTGAAAAGAATATAAAATTAGAAGATTTAGTTGATGAACTCCCTAATTTTTATTATATAAAAGAAGAAATCCCATGTGATTGGAAAGACAAGGGACGAATTATTCGTCAAATAATAGAGGAAAATCAACATAAAAGCATAGAAATGTTTGAAGGGGTAAAAATTAATGATGAAAAGGGATGGACATTAATACTTCCCGACAGTACAAAACCTTTGTTTAATATTTATACAGAAGGGTCTTCACAGGAATATGCAAAAGAACTTTCTATATTCTTCAGTGGAAAGGTAAAAGAATTACTAAAAAACCAAGAAGAGTGA